Proteins from one Malaya genurostris strain Urasoe2022 chromosome 2, Malgen_1.1, whole genome shotgun sequence genomic window:
- the LOC131428656 gene encoding uncharacterized protein LOC131428656, whose translation MRNLVKFSIVPLVAAIGFFMTNSRSLAPKAILNLPVMVFRKLSDLQVSFSDGDFYQDDSCTGKGFLTVAHCLVIDWIEMNLSWMVTPRNYWPQFQETIPVYMDKIESDKELHQADSSDTGLIIIVSTNEPGSGVKKLFDELHDVSAELVQDLPLMRAMKFRILLYILKLLSS comes from the exons ATGCGAAATCTTGTGAAGTTTTCGATAGTGCCACTGGTGGCCGCCATCGGCTTTTTCATGACGAATTCTCGTTCTCTAGCACCGAAAGCGATTCTTAACCTTCCGGTGATGGTTTTCCGGAAGCTATCTGATTTGCAAGTGTCGTTTTCGGATGGTGATTTTTATCAGGATGATTCCTGCACTGGCAAAGGGTTTCTTACGGTTGCCCACTGCTTAGTAATCGATTGGAT TGAGATGAATTTGAGTTGGATGGTTACTCCCCGAAACTATTGGCCACAGTTTCAAGAAACTATACC AGTTTATATGGATAAGATTGAATCGGACAAAGAATTACATCAAGCG GATTCTTCAGATACAGGTCTGATTATAATTGTATCAACAAATGAGCCAGGTTCTGGtgtaaaaaaacttttcgatGAGCTTCATGACGTGTCAGCCGAGTTAGTTCAAGATCTTCCATTAATGAGAGCTATGAAGTTCCGGATTTTACTCTATATACTTAAACTTTTATCAAGTTGA